One window from the genome of Acidobacteriota bacterium encodes:
- a CDS encoding PQQ-binding-like beta-propeller repeat protein has translation MQPSGLAGRDALLAAAVFLALAPLPAGAQDETSAPFVPVTDAMLEDPAPGDWLTWRRTPDGWGYSPLDQIDRENVGTLRLVWTRALGVGNQEGTPLAYGGVLYMPNPSDVIQAIDAATGDLRWEYRRDLPDDIDDYVNGSMTNRNIAIYGNRILDTSADNYLYALDAETGRLAWETQILDYFVNPARHSSGPIVAGGKAVSGRSCRPHGGPEACVITAHDAETGAEVWRTRLVPAPGEPGDETWGGVPYEERVHVGSWMAPSYDPELNLVYVGTSVTSPAPKFLLGGIENNYLYHNSTLALDGDTGEIVWYYQHLNDHWDLDHPFERLLVDTAVAPDPAAVSWINPRLNRGEVRRVLTGIPGKTGVVYTLDRETGEFLWARPTVTQNVISAIDGATGAVTENAELIFTAEGQEVLTCPTWFGGKDWEAGAYSPRTNRMYMPLRNTCARMMATREARIHYALALRHQLAPGTDQLGTIQAISAETGATEWLYEQRAATMSLVATGGGLVFGGDTNGRFRAHDDETGEVLWEINLGSPVSGFPITYAVDGRQYVAVSTGASGTASGFTRLTPELRPSVGNNLFVFGLP, from the coding sequence ATGCAACCGAGTGGTCTTGCCGGGCGAGACGCCCTGCTTGCGGCGGCGGTGTTCCTGGCACTCGCGCCGCTTCCCGCCGGCGCGCAGGACGAAACCTCCGCGCCGTTCGTTCCCGTTACCGACGCGATGCTCGAGGATCCGGCGCCGGGCGACTGGCTGACGTGGCGCCGCACGCCGGACGGCTGGGGCTACAGCCCGCTCGATCAGATCGACCGCGAGAACGTCGGCACGCTGCGCCTGGTATGGACGCGGGCCCTGGGCGTCGGCAACCAGGAAGGGACGCCCCTGGCCTACGGCGGCGTGCTGTACATGCCGAATCCGAGCGACGTCATCCAGGCCATCGACGCGGCGACGGGCGACCTCCGCTGGGAGTACCGCCGCGACCTGCCGGACGACATCGACGACTACGTCAACGGGTCGATGACCAACCGGAACATCGCCATCTACGGGAACCGCATCCTCGACACCAGCGCCGACAACTACCTCTATGCGCTCGACGCCGAGACCGGGCGGCTGGCATGGGAGACGCAGATCCTCGACTACTTCGTGAATCCCGCCCGGCACTCGTCGGGTCCGATCGTCGCCGGCGGCAAGGCGGTCTCCGGCCGGAGCTGCCGGCCCCACGGCGGGCCGGAAGCCTGTGTGATCACCGCCCACGACGCGGAGACCGGCGCGGAGGTCTGGCGCACGCGCCTGGTGCCGGCCCCCGGCGAGCCGGGGGACGAGACGTGGGGCGGCGTTCCCTACGAGGAGCGCGTGCACGTCGGGTCCTGGATGGCGCCGAGCTACGATCCGGAGCTGAACCTGGTCTACGTCGGCACGTCGGTCACGTCCCCGGCGCCCAAGTTCCTGCTCGGCGGGATCGAGAACAACTACCTGTACCACAACTCGACGCTGGCGCTCGACGGCGACACGGGCGAGATCGTGTGGTACTACCAGCACCTCAACGATCACTGGGACCTCGATCACCCCTTCGAGCGGCTGCTGGTCGACACCGCCGTGGCGCCGGACCCGGCGGCGGTGAGCTGGATCAACCCCCGGCTCAATCGCGGCGAAGTGCGCAGGGTGCTGACCGGCATTCCGGGCAAGACCGGCGTGGTCTACACGCTCGACCGCGAGACGGGCGAGTTCCTGTGGGCGCGGCCGACGGTGACGCAGAACGTCATCAGCGCCATCGACGGCGCGACCGGTGCGGTCACCGAGAACGCGGAGCTCATTTTCACCGCCGAGGGGCAGGAGGTGCTGACCTGTCCGACCTGGTTCGGAGGCAAGGACTGGGAGGCCGGCGCCTACAGCCCGCGGACCAACCGGATGTACATGCCGCTGCGCAACACCTGCGCCCGCATGATGGCTACGCGCGAGGCGCGCATCCACTACGCCCTGGCGCTGCGCCACCAGCTCGCGCCGGGCACCGATCAGCTCGGCACCATCCAGGCGATCTCGGCCGAGACCGGCGCGACGGAGTGGCTCTACGAGCAGCGCGCGGCGACGATGTCTCTCGTCGCGACCGGCGGAGGACTGGTGTTCGGCGGCGACACGAACGGCCGCTTCCGCGCCCACGACGACGAAACGGGCGAGGTGCTGTGGGAGATCAACCTCGGCTCGCCGGTCAGCGGCTTCCCGATCACCTACGCGGTGGACGGCCGGCAGTACGTGGCGGTCAGCACGGGCGCTTCCGGGACCGCCTCCGGCTTCACGCGCCTGACGCCGGAGCTGCGCCCGAGCGTCGGCAACAATCTGTTCGTGTTCGGTTTGCCTTGA
- a CDS encoding helix-turn-helix transcriptional regulator yields the protein MGPRVHPPSVQRALRALGRDIGIARRKRRLPVADFATRMGVSQGTLMRLEKGEAGVSIGAFAMALLALGELHRLDEILDVSRDDTGLMLDVDSLPRRIRRPRPRSLG from the coding sequence ATGGGGCCTAGAGTCCACCCTCCCTCGGTCCAGCGCGCGCTCCGTGCGCTCGGCCGCGATATCGGCATCGCCCGCCGGAAGCGGCGCCTGCCCGTGGCGGACTTCGCAACGCGCATGGGCGTGTCGCAGGGCACGCTGATGAGACTCGAGAAAGGCGAGGCCGGCGTCTCGATCGGGGCGTTCGCGATGGCGCTATTGGCGCTGGGTGAATTGCACCGCCTCGATGAGATCCTGGACGTCTCGCGAGACGATACCGGCCTGATGCTCGACGTCGACAGCCTCCCGCGGCGCATCCGCCGGCCGAGGCCTCGTTCCCTCGGATAG
- a CDS encoding HipA domain-containing protein — protein MAALGLARAAGVNAASARIELGDTDRPVALVDRFDRVAGDRVHYLSAQSFLGAETGTGAYYTDIADALRAHALDPRVQLTELFRRMLFTILVSNNDDHLKNHGLLHAGGGLWVLSPAFDINPQPHCQRQLETGISEISGNAASIEAAVDAAPFFDIERKAAVVMLSSMVSIIDEQWRACCLAAGMTRVEIGTYEPAFDHQETRVARRMARAR, from the coding sequence GTGGCGGCGCTGGGGCTGGCGCGTGCCGCCGGCGTGAACGCGGCGTCGGCCCGCATCGAGCTCGGCGACACGGACCGGCCGGTAGCGCTTGTCGACCGGTTCGACCGCGTCGCGGGCGACAGGGTCCACTATCTCTCCGCGCAATCGTTCCTCGGCGCGGAGACCGGGACAGGGGCGTACTACACGGACATCGCCGACGCGCTGCGGGCGCATGCGTTGGACCCGCGGGTCCAACTGACCGAGCTCTTTCGAAGGATGTTGTTCACGATTCTCGTGTCGAACAACGACGATCACTTGAAGAACCACGGGCTGTTGCATGCCGGCGGGGGGCTCTGGGTGCTGTCGCCGGCCTTCGACATCAACCCCCAGCCGCACTGTCAGCGTCAGTTGGAGACCGGCATCAGCGAGATCAGCGGGAACGCAGCTTCCATCGAGGCCGCGGTAGACGCCGCTCCCTTCTTCGACATCGAACGCAAGGCCGCCGTGGTCATGCTGTCAAGCATGGTGTCCATCATCGACGAACAGTGGCGGGCGTGCTGCCTGGCCGCGGGCATGACCCGTGTGGAGATCGGGACGTACGAGCCGGCCTTCGATCACCAGGAGACTCGCGTCGCGCGCCGGATGGCTCGGGCGCGGTGA